atgtaagcatacacacatgatacatccCTAGTTGCAGGATCTTAAAGGGCCCTCTAATGCTGAAAAACGTTGGCAATTATTTCATAGTGCTGGACCTAACAAAATATGTCTACAGGTAAgattccccccaaaatagacatAGTTGTGATTTTAGGCTTGAATTAACGAGTTTCAGTACATTTTGGAACACcaacttttagctccaaaatgtgggtgagcctgcatcagcctgctgacataACCTATATAAGTATGAGCCTAATCTACTAAAGGTTTTTGTTAtttaaacacgtgcaaacttgatagcacacgctaaCCTGATTAATTAAGACTGAGCGCAGAGCATTGCGTCTCCAATGTGAGACAGCAGTCTGCCTTCATAAAGATGCagacgatggtttagtgtggctgagacggggtttaggctaaataatttttcgtttaaggggttaaacgacttagtgtagatatGGCCTaaggccacactaaaccatcgtttaaagtccccctccttggataattttttacacaggtaagtcagccgtgtaattcttgaatctccggcacttagctttgtatggactggtgagttcggagaggaagcaaCTAATTAAGCCCACACATCGGAAGTGTCAGTATGTTGCTGCACAGTCTGCCTTAAAACTAACAAAACTAAAGACACGTTTCAGTGATGTGGATGTGATCGTGAtaggcagtgtgtgactacaaatattgctttatggatgtgactgtgaaaagGCAGgcatgatgcccgcatcttcgctaactccgccattagcacgcagctgaaagatggaaccatcccctcgtgtcccaaactgtttatcgcattgtctactttctcatgtctaataaagattttattaatttatgatggctcaggtgtgattccctACAATTCCCCACAGCACACaggattctagttaattgaaataccacaacactggatattgttcaaaggagatacattttaatttaaaaacttgcacaaaacacagcaaacaaatgtaaaatgcacagcaaactatttacaatatagctatTTTAAACAACTTCCCAGTGAAGTAAAGTAATCTACTGGAGAGCTTGGAGcatatagattttatttttttcgcacatgcatactaggtcgcgttgcgccggcggacggagggtcttaaacggtggcattgttatgTGTGGACACggttaaggttaggtgtgatttaccctggatagccTTATCTGGCTTAGTCTAAACGGggccttaggctaaataattattcgtttaaggggtttaaCGACttggtgtagacatggcctaagtgaTGTCAAATCCCCCTCATTCTTGCTCACCCTCAAAGTCTACCTCTCCGTCCCCGTTGAGGTCGACGTCACGCAGGATCTCATCTATCTCACGGTGGTTGAGTTGCTCGCCCATCAGCTTCTTCATGGCTTCTCTTAGCTCCCCAAGGCTGATCTGACCGTCACCATCGGAGTCAAACTAGGACAGTGAGGGCGCGGAAGAGGAAATTAGGAGAGAACAAATCAAGTATATTCTGGCAGGCTGTCATCATAAAGCAGACCTCTTTAAAGGCGTCCCGAAGCTCTTTGACTCCAATCATGTCTGCGGTCTCAGCCAGCATCTTTGGACCCATCAACTCCACAAAGTCTTCAAAGTCTACTCTGCCGCCACCTAGAGGGCAAAAAACATAGTGGAAACTACAACTTGCTCAGTCATTTTGTAGTCCAGGGTTGGGGTTTCAGTAGGGAAGTCcccatacaactttttcacttttgaTACGAGGAGGCTTGAGTATCGGCCGATACAATATCACAGGAATCATAcaaaattttattattttgtattgtggAATAGTAGAAAACCTTTTATTAAGTGAAATTAATCAAATAGAGAACAATGGtatgtatgaaaaacactaacttattTGTTATTAACCATctgaaatggacttatgctgtctttaagttgaagtggaggggTGTTTGTtcttttggtgacacctagtggcctcAATAATTAGGTCAAGCTCATGAtgaagtaagttgaatgatgctgattgataaaatgcttgatttcacgtcagatatttcaaaatgttGATATGAATTTTGCATCAGCTTGTGATTTTGCGAATTTGTTGTCAATATTTATTGTTTTCATAATGTATTTGTAGATAGTATTCTTTGTGTTTGATTTAAATAACATTCGAGGCCAGACATTACAGGCAACATGCATAGTTAATGTAAGAGCTTACTACCGCTAGCTTAGCTGTGCGCTAGAATGCTAAACAGTTGAATTTTGCTTGGTAAAGTTCCAACGATTAATGAATTTTAGTcgaaaaaaaagctttgatttctactatgttgctttgattaattgttTAATCTTTTATCTCTGGCTCTCAGCAAAGGCGGACACTttccttccctctcccttatctctcatGCTTTGCTTCTTTTTCTTGTCTTAACTATCATTTTTTGAACTGCTCTCTAAGATCTAAACAATGGAACTGATAAACTGTCTCAGCAAAATTTACAAGATTTTCTCAACAAGAAGCTCAGGTTTCACTAAGCATTTGTTGCTATGCACATGATGGACCCTTGGCAGAATTTAAGTGTCTTGTCCTTAGCGATTATTTCAGTCAAGGACATTGAAGACCTCCACCTATTTGGAATCATGATAACAAGACATCtgttgattggagtaagcgttgccctgGTGTATCGACAATTTCGAAAGATGCTGGCAGCTATTCAAGGAACCGCAAAGTTGCAGTGCCAAGAGTCAGGACGAAACAGGGTGAGGCTGCGTTTCAGTTTCATGCTtttaaaatctggaatagtcttccagaAGAGGTAAGACATGCCTCTACGTTGGCATTGttcaaaacacttttatttaattatGCATACAAACATTTAAATTATATTAATTACACTCTTTGATTGTAATTTGAATTATATTGTGTTAATGATGATTTGACtttatgattttaatttgaatcatAATTATTTCATTTTTGCCTTGATGTAATTTTCTGTAATGAACTTTGAATTGtcttgtgtacgaattgtgctctataaataaacttgctttGCTTTGCCTAAAGTCTGCACTTTTGATGCAGGTTGTTGCTGAGTCGTCATGCTGTACCACTCCTAAAAAATTTAACAAATTGTGTAAGAAAAATACCCCTGCAAatgaaattcagagtaaaaagtagagatgtcccgatacaactttttcacttccgatgcaATACGAATATTAGAGCCTTGATTATTTACTGACATCGATATTACATCCTTGAGTATGTTTTGGTATTGATTTTTCTAATACGATATCAGGAGAAATCCTACATACTTGTTGGAATGTCGGAAAAGGTTTGATTAagggaaattagtcaaacagaagaCAATACTAGGTATGAAAACCACTAAcctatttacttttaactgtttgGGATGGACTTATGCTGCCTTTGagtgaagtggagtggtattttcaaaataattaatgacgttaagctcatgatgcagtaagttaaATGATGCCGACGCATTTGTTTATACTTTCTAATACgttttctgccttggagactttgtatttgtaagtaatatgcaaccgtAATTATTTGATACgtatttatgttgacaaatgtgctgttttagactgcaatgttgtttaataaaggacacttaatagatactgtatgtctagcttgtgtgcttagctgttgtttaGCTTCGAGCTCTTAGTAGCCTATagcttaccatgtttaccttttgtaaatgacttgactaaaaaaacaagaaaagaccCAACGTGTGTGctcattggaggacatttagatgttaactggctgcccAGCGTTGCACGAGTAAAACACACTGCAAGATTGCTTGTATCAGAGATTTCATCAGAGATTTTAGGGGCAAGCCGGTACATGTTTTTActgatatcggatcgggacacccaTATTAAAATGCTGGTGTCTAAGATAGCACTATGTCTAAGTCGCcatctaagtttttttttttagtttttttatctcCTGTGCATCCTGTTTTCCTAAATCATGGATTTCTGGATTTTTGAATCCAGTTTCTCTCTTGTCCTCTCTAACTCTCTCTCTCGCTTTACAGTGAGCTTACAGATCTGCTGGCTGAGCTCGATCAGTTCCATCTCAGTCGGCATGTATCCCATCGTCCTCATGCACTCGCCAAGGTCCTTGCAACTGATGAAGCCATCCTTGTCCTTGTCAAACTCCCTGAACGCCTCACGCAGCTCTGCAGGAGAAAAAGTGTGTTAAAATATCttataattactttgtaaatatggCATTGTgatttatatttgtatgtttttttttatctattAAGAGAGCATTTCACCACTTTCTTGTGGCATTTCCAGCCTGGcaataccctttttttttttttttttttttttacaaattatgtGCAAAGTATAAATAATTTGGGTGGGGGCATGGGTTTTACtcattaaatgggttatacttgtgtagcgcttttctaaccATCAAGGTAcattattgggggggggggggggggaatctcTTGCAATTCCACATGCATGATCATGTCCTGTTTTACATAAGACATAAGCATTTCCTAACCCCAGGCTTGTACAGGAGAGGCAGTCGTTTCACACATGCCTGATTGCTGCCAGTTTGTTGGTGACACGCCATGCAGGTCTCATGACAGTCAAATCTGATTACTGACATTTTGGGATGCACAGTCGAGAAGAAGTCTTTACAACAAGTGTGCTGTTATTGTTGCTTGTGATGTCATGTCGGGTTGCAGACTCTGCATAGGCTCAAACACTGTCTCTAATTAATGCTACAATGTTCCATACCGAAAAAGCAAGCATGCCTTATAACAGCCCTTTTTAAAATACGCTAGCTACATATACATGCTAAAGatgagcattagcaattttacatggcaatttcaacacctctaaatttcGTAAGATGCACGtttcaatcaaacagctggtgtgtaataaggacAATACTTACTAGGGGCGTCCCTgttcgatatcagcaaaaaattaGGTATCGGACGATATTGGCTTGCGAGTAAAATATCCAATATTTCCATTCCaacaattttttatatttatttaatgtacTCAATATTTAATAGAAACATTTGAGACGACATTA
The Entelurus aequoreus isolate RoL-2023_Sb linkage group LG18, RoL_Eaeq_v1.1, whole genome shotgun sequence DNA segment above includes these coding regions:
- the cabp2a gene encoding calcium-binding protein 2a isoform X3; amino-acid sequence: MGNINKTSGRKSDKGVSPVERSGAPVAAAMLGELKEAGELDTEEDEDRGSEPEFDEPLCALVKNCNMLRNIVGPACIFLKQGFAQSQIDRDLRPEEMEELREAFREFDKDKDGFISCKDLGECMRTMGYMPTEMELIELSQQICGGRVDFEDFVELMGPKMLAETADMIGVKELRDAFKEFDSDGDGQISLGELREAMKKLMGEQLNHREIDEILRDVDLNGDGEVDFEEFVRMMSR
- the cabp2a gene encoding calcium-binding protein 2a isoform X4, which produces MGNINKTSGRKSDKDRDLRPEEMEELREAFREFDKDKDGFISCKDLGECMRTMGYMPTEMELIELSQQICGGRVDFEDFVELMGPKMLAETADMIGVKELRDAFKEFDSDGDGQISLGELREAMKKLMGEQLNHREIDEILRDVDLNGDGEVDFEEFVRMMSR